The DNA segment GTCCACAGTGGCCAGATCCACCGGGTCGAGCAGCCGCGCCCGATCCTCTCGGCTGCAGAGCAGGCCCAAGGCCACGTGTTGCTCTGCCGTACCCACGTCAAGAGCGATCTGGTGGTTGAACTGCTGCCAGGCTCTCTCCTTACGCCGTCGCAGCGTCCTGATCCGTTTGATCGGCACCACGCCGCCGAGAAGCTCTTAGGGCCCTTCATCGTCGCGGCCGCAGATCACCTGAGCGATGGCCTGCTGGTGCTCGACGACCAGGGGCGTCTCCTCGTGCTCAATCGAGCCGCCGCCCACCTGCTGCACGGCGATCCGTC comes from the Candidatus Methylomirabilis limnetica genome and includes:
- a CDS encoding PAS domain-containing protein, coding for MTLKRTVRFEPLGITIECEATEPILHYALRQGLRLVDTRCAEGDCGGCKAMVHSGQIHRVEQPRPILSAAEQAQGHVLLCRTHVKSDLVVELLPGSLLTPSQRPDPFDRHHAAEKLLGPFIVAAADHLSDGLLVLDDQGRLLVLNRAAAHLLHGDPSQEITAVCRTILESALPQTYQITCAPNGRVLAAIGFPVMKGHHAVASALLFP